A genomic stretch from Oleomonas cavernae includes:
- the hisD gene encoding histidinol dehydrogenase codes for MPLDLTTADPDFAARFQGLLHAKREMSEDVDAAVAKIVADVKLRGDAAVIEYTNRFDRVTIKDAAELRVSTQEIDEAVAGLSPELLAAIDLAATRIESFHARQMPMDDHYTDAAGVRLGLRWTSVSAAGLYVPGGTAAYPSSVLMNALPAKVAGVDRIVMVVPTPDGVLNAAVMAAAHRAGVTDIYRIGGAQAVAALAHGTQSITPVDKIVGPGNAYVAAAKRQVFGLVGIDSIAGPSEILVVADGTNDPAWIAADLLSQAEHDESAQSILMTDDNAFADKVIAAVEDHLKRLPRAVTAAKSWHDHGAVIRLANLAEAVPLVDAIAPEHLELALDDPDGFANKVRHAGAIFLGRHTPEAIGDYVAGPNHVLPTARTARFSSGLSVFDFLKRTTLVGCDEAALRAIGPAAVTLARAEGLDAHALSVAIRLGGAN; via the coding sequence GTGCCGCTTGACCTGACCACCGCGGACCCGGATTTCGCTGCCCGCTTCCAGGGCCTGCTCCACGCCAAGCGCGAGATGTCGGAAGACGTCGACGCGGCGGTCGCCAAAATCGTCGCCGACGTGAAGCTGCGCGGCGACGCGGCGGTGATCGAGTACACCAACCGCTTCGACCGCGTAACCATCAAGGACGCGGCCGAGCTGCGGGTCTCGACCCAGGAGATCGATGAGGCGGTCGCCGGCCTCAGCCCGGAACTGCTGGCGGCGATCGACCTGGCGGCGACGCGCATCGAGTCGTTCCATGCCCGCCAGATGCCGATGGACGACCACTATACCGACGCGGCCGGCGTGCGCCTTGGCCTGCGCTGGACCAGCGTCTCGGCCGCCGGCCTCTATGTCCCCGGCGGCACCGCGGCCTATCCCTCGTCGGTGCTGATGAACGCCCTGCCGGCCAAGGTGGCGGGTGTCGACCGCATCGTCATGGTGGTGCCAACGCCGGACGGCGTGCTGAACGCGGCGGTGATGGCGGCGGCGCACCGGGCCGGGGTCACCGACATCTACCGCATCGGCGGGGCCCAGGCCGTGGCCGCCCTGGCCCATGGCACCCAGAGCATCACACCGGTCGACAAGATCGTCGGCCCCGGCAATGCCTATGTCGCGGCGGCCAAGCGCCAGGTCTTCGGCCTGGTGGGCATCGATTCGATCGCCGGGCCCAGCGAGATCCTGGTGGTGGCGGACGGCACCAACGACCCGGCCTGGATCGCCGCCGACCTGCTGTCCCAGGCCGAGCACGACGAAAGCGCCCAGTCGATCCTGATGACCGACGACAATGCCTTCGCCGACAAGGTCATTGCCGCCGTCGAGGACCACTTGAAGCGCCTGCCCCGGGCGGTGACCGCGGCCAAAAGCTGGCACGACCACGGCGCCGTGATCCGCCTGGCCAACCTGGCCGAGGCGGTGCCCCTGGTCGATGCCATCGCGCCCGAGCACCTGGAACTGGCGCTGGACGATCCTGACGGCTTTGCTAACAAGGTGCGCCATGCCGGCGCCATCTTCCTGGGCCGCCACACGCCGGAAGCCATCGGCGACTATGTCGCCGGGCCCAACCATGTGCTGCCCACGGCGCGCACCGCGCGCTTCTCGTCCGGCCTGTCGGTGTTCGACTTCCTCAAGCGCACCACCCTGGTCGGCTGCGACGAGGCCGCGCTGCGGGCGATCGGCCCGGCGGCAGTAACCTTGGCCCGGGCCGAGGGACTGGATGCCCATGCCCTGTCGGTCGCCATTCGACTGGGCGGCGCCAACTGA
- a CDS encoding UPF0262 family protein has translation MTEGSTRKLVGVTLDQGSVARRGADVEHERKVAIFDLLEENHFSPIGDHDGPYHLHLGIEENRLVFDIRDSFVAPLGKIILALSPFRTIIRDYLAVCDSYQMAIKSASPQKIEAIDMGRRGLHNQGSELLIERLKGKIEIDFDTARRLFTLINVLLMKG, from the coding sequence ATGACCGAAGGCTCGACCCGCAAGCTGGTGGGGGTGACCCTGGACCAGGGCTCCGTCGCCAGGCGCGGCGCCGATGTCGAGCATGAACGCAAGGTGGCGATCTTCGACCTGCTGGAAGAAAACCACTTCTCGCCCATCGGCGATCACGACGGGCCCTATCACCTGCACTTAGGCATCGAGGAAAACCGCCTGGTCTTCGATATCCGCGATTCCTTCGTGGCGCCGCTCGGCAAGATCATCCTGGCCCTGTCGCCCTTCCGCACCATCATCCGCGACTATCTGGCGGTCTGCGACAGCTACCAGATGGCGATCAAGTCCGCCTCGCCCCAGAAGATCGAGGCGATCGACATGGGTAGGCGGGGCCTGCACAACCAGGGTTCGGAGCTGCTGATCGAACGCCTGAAGGGCAAGATCGAGATCGATTTCGACACCGCCCGGCGCCTGTTCACCCTGATCAACGTTTTGTTGATGAAGGGCTGA
- a CDS encoding arsenate reductase ArsC has protein sequence MAFPGGLDVDLPGAVLFCCTQNAIRSPMAMGLMKHFYGKVIFTDSVGVRAGDLDPFAVTAMDELGIDIAKYRPKSFDDLEDTSFDLIISLSPEAQHKAVDLTRTMACEVEYWPTFDPSIAQGSRDQVMDSYRGVRDQLFKRIRARFGVVKAPTV, from the coding sequence ATGGCGTTCCCGGGGGGGCTCGACGTCGATCTGCCGGGGGCCGTGCTGTTCTGCTGCACCCAGAACGCGATCCGCTCGCCCATGGCCATGGGCCTGATGAAGCATTTCTACGGCAAGGTGATCTTCACCGATTCGGTCGGCGTGCGCGCCGGCGACCTCGACCCCTTCGCCGTCACCGCCATGGACGAACTGGGGATAGACATCGCCAAGTACCGGCCCAAGAGCTTCGACGACCTGGAAGACACCAGCTTCGACCTGATCATTTCCTTGAGCCCCGAGGCCCAGCACAAGGCGGTGGACCTGACCCGCACCATGGCCTGCGAGGTCGAATACTGGCCGACCTTCGACCCCAGCATCGCCCAAGGCAGCCGCGACCAGGTGATGGACAGCTATCGCGGCGTGCGCGACCAGCTCTTCAAGCGCATCCGCGCCCGCTTCGGCGTGGTCAAGGCACCGACCGTTTAG
- a CDS encoding CopG family transcriptional regulator: MPGMVSKRKIDPEDLDPAFVAAIEEGRADIAAGRTISHEKIRAWLLSWGTPNELPPPE; this comes from the coding sequence ATGCCGGGCATGGTCTCTAAGCGGAAAATCGACCCTGAAGATCTCGACCCTGCATTTGTTGCAGCGATCGAGGAGGGCCGTGCCGACATTGCCGCTGGCCGCACTATTTCACACGAGAAAATTCGGGCGTGGCTGCTGTCCTGGGGCACACCGAACGAACTGCCGCCGCCAGAATAG
- the infA gene encoding translation initiation factor IF-1 has translation MAKEELIEFPGTVTELLPNAMFRVKLDNDHEVLAHTAGKMRKHRIRVLAGDKVLVEMTPYDLTKGRITFRFK, from the coding sequence ATGGCGAAAGAAGAGTTGATCGAGTTTCCGGGTACGGTAACCGAGCTTCTGCCCAATGCGATGTTTCGCGTGAAGCTGGATAATGACCACGAGGTGCTGGCCCATACCGCCGGCAAGATGCGCAAGCATCGCATCCGCGTCCTGGCCGGCGACAAGGTGCTGGTCGAGATGACCCCCTACGACCTGACCAAGGGTCGCATCACCTTCCGCTTCAAGTGA
- a CDS encoding Maf family protein encodes MVQRPLFVLASASPRRRELLARLGLVPDRIDAADLDETPLKAEEPLALAARLAVAKAQAIAAQARNAGAFVLAADTVVACGRRVLPKAETIDEARACLDLLSGRRHKVITGLALVRPDGLARGRTVVSSVTFKRLTRAEIAWYLESGEWHGKAGGYAIQGRAEALVRFLSGSHSNVVGLPLFETYQLLAGNGLDVTLPAP; translated from the coding sequence ATGGTCCAACGCCCCCTTTTCGTGCTCGCTTCGGCCAGTCCGCGCCGGCGCGAGCTTCTGGCCCGTCTGGGCCTGGTGCCTGACCGCATCGACGCCGCCGATCTCGACGAGACGCCGCTGAAAGCCGAAGAGCCGCTGGCTCTCGCGGCGCGCCTTGCCGTGGCCAAGGCCCAGGCCATCGCCGCGCAGGCGCGCAATGCCGGCGCCTTCGTCCTGGCCGCCGACACCGTGGTGGCCTGCGGCCGCCGGGTGCTGCCCAAGGCCGAGACGATCGATGAGGCCCGCGCCTGCCTCGACCTGCTGTCGGGCCGCCGCCACAAGGTGATCACCGGCCTGGCCCTGGTCCGCCCCGACGGGCTCGCGCGGGGGCGCACCGTGGTCAGCAGCGTCACCTTCAAGCGCCTGACCCGGGCCGAGATCGCCTGGTACCTGGAGAGCGGCGAATGGCACGGCAAGGCCGGCGGCTATGCCATCCAGGGCCGGGCCGAGGCCCTGGTGCGCTTCCTCTCCGGCTCCCACTCCAACGTGGTGGGCCTGCCCCTGTTCGAGACCTATCAATTGCTGGCCGGCAACGGCCTCGACGTGACCTTGCCCGCGCCATGA
- a CDS encoding ribonuclease E/G family protein has product MTRRFVIEAGPLETRTALIEDGRAIEFHVFPQGRPSLVGEIRLGRVASVEKAMGALFVDIGLDRPAFLKLKDAGRPSPAEGAAIVVEIIREATGAKAARVTTRLGAVADPTGQIPRPACWRPPIPPCAWPGRQPRQARST; this is encoded by the coding sequence ATGACCCGGCGCTTCGTCATCGAAGCCGGGCCGCTCGAGACCCGCACCGCCTTGATCGAGGACGGTCGCGCGATCGAATTCCACGTCTTTCCGCAAGGCCGCCCGTCCCTGGTGGGCGAGATCCGCCTGGGCCGCGTCGCCTCGGTCGAGAAGGCCATGGGCGCCCTCTTCGTCGACATCGGCCTGGACCGCCCCGCCTTCCTGAAGCTCAAGGACGCCGGCCGGCCCAGCCCGGCGGAAGGGGCGGCGATTGTCGTCGAGATCATCCGCGAGGCGACCGGGGCCAAGGCCGCCCGCGTCACCACCCGCCTGGGCGCTGTGGCGGACCCCACAGGCCAGATCCCCCGGCCCGCCTGCTGGCGGCCCCCCATCCCGCCCTGCGCCTGGCCAGGGCGGCAGCCGCGACAGGCCCGCTCGACCTGA
- the yacG gene encoding DNA gyrase inhibitor YacG: MKPDPANDNPKPCQICGKPSAEKYRPFCSARCADVDLHRWLGGRYAIPAVETDEPDDETILPDDGNASGDD, translated from the coding sequence ATGAAACCCGATCCCGCGAACGACAACCCCAAGCCCTGCCAGATCTGCGGCAAGCCCTCGGCCGAGAAATACCGGCCGTTCTGCTCGGCGCGCTGTGCTGACGTGGACCTGCACCGCTGGCTGGGCGGGCGTTACGCGATCCCGGCGGTCGAGACCGACGAGCCCGACGACGAGACAATCCTGCCCGACGACGGCAATGCCAGCGGTGACGATTGA
- a CDS encoding IS630 family transposase (programmed frameshift): protein MGKPYSTDLRERIEAHVASGHSRRDAARHFGVSPSCAVKLVQWVAATGSVAPARQGRPPGGGKLAPHMSLLIGWVEAEPDITMPALAARLKTVAGVTVHPASLSRALLWRRASASKKSLLASECGRDEIHEERRTWRVYRQPRLREQPQRLVFIDETATTTKMTRLRGRARRGIRLKARAPFGHWKTQTFIAALRSDGLTAPWLIDGAMNRTAFETYVETQLAPTLTPGDVVILDNLACHKSENAKASLKARGAWFLFLPRYSPDLNPIEMAFAKLKAHLRRIGARTIDALWRAVGDICDLYAPGECLNYLKAAGYASD from the exons ATGGGAAAACCTTACTCGACTGATTTGCGGGAACGGATCGAGGCTCACGTGGCTTCGGGCCATTCGCGGCGGGATGCGGCCAGGCACTTCGGTGTCAGCCCGAGTTGCGCGGTGAAGCTGGTGCAGTGGGTGGCGGCCACTGGCTCCGTGGCCCCAGCCCGCCAGGGCCGCCCGCCTGGCGGCGGCAAGCTGGCACCGCACATGAGCTTGCTGATCGGGTGGGTCGAGGCGGAGCCCGACATCACGATGCCTGCCTTGGCGGCGCGGCTGAAGACGGTGGCGGGGGTGACGGTGCATCCCGCGTCCTTGTCGCGGGCGCTGCT CTGGCGGCGGGCTTCAGCTTCAAAAAAAAGCCTGCTGGCCTCGGAGTGCGGGCGCGACGAAATCCATGAGGAGCGCCGGACCTGGCGGGTCTACCGGCAGCCGCGCCTGCGCGAGCAGCCGCAGCGCCTGGTCTTCATCGACGAGACCGCGACCACGACCAAGATGACCCGGCTGCGCGGCCGGGCACGGCGCGGGATACGCCTGAAAGCCCGCGCGCCCTTCGGCCACTGGAAGACCCAGACCTTCATCGCCGCGCTGCGCAGCGATGGCCTCACCGCGCCCTGGCTGATCGACGGGGCGATGAACCGGACCGCTTTCGAAACCTACGTCGAGACCCAACTCGCGCCGACGCTCACCCCCGGCGATGTCGTGATCCTCGACAACCTGGCCTGCCACAAAAGCGAGAATGCCAAGGCGAGCCTCAAAGCCCGCGGCGCCTGGTTCCTGTTCCTGCCCCGTTACAGCCCGGACCTCAATCCCATCGAGATGGCCTTTGCCAAACTCAAGGCCCATCTGCGTCGCATCGGCGCCAGGACCATCGATGCACTCTGGCGCGCCGTCGGCGACATCTGTGATCTCTACGCCCCAGGCGAATGCCTCAACTACCTCAAGGCCGCTGGATATGCTTCGGATTAA
- a CDS encoding DUF3800 domain-containing protein: protein MTEILQISCDEAGHTGPDLLEKDQRYFTFASVSIPDPEAFDTIQRVRALYPVQMPELKASRLMASRRGRKLILELLKACEGRYIVSLYDKLLALCGWFFEYIYEPVYQHNPRLLYEKNLHRFVAMYAWLWMSDGESNARGTIEQFQKYMRTRDPADAPFLFDSPRPPLSPEGQEHPFETVLRFAYGYRDTIIADNAQLDTALPDGGRWTLDLSASGLWSHLNYWGAAGKPLSVRCDVSKPLQSIAPYFTGDERDPGIRRARMKRHPDALGWRLFKPIDFVDSRNHPAVQLADVVAGTAAVMITQGFPTGCEEISEAISRHVHEHSILPDLDVVNLANRSAAVNALILYDLAKRAERQGDPYENLEQMYRIAEVSWVRGDYNLMGDIGQQ from the coding sequence GAAGCAGGGCATACAGGCCCTGATCTCCTTGAAAAAGACCAGCGGTACTTCACGTTTGCGTCGGTCTCGATACCTGATCCTGAAGCTTTCGACACCATTCAAAGGGTGCGTGCGCTTTACCCTGTTCAGATGCCTGAATTGAAAGCGAGTAGGCTTATGGCGTCCAGGCGCGGTCGAAAATTGATTCTGGAGTTACTAAAGGCCTGTGAGGGGCGTTATATCGTAAGCTTGTACGACAAACTTTTGGCGCTTTGCGGCTGGTTCTTTGAGTATATCTACGAACCGGTATATCAGCATAACCCAAGACTTCTTTACGAGAAGAATCTTCATCGTTTCGTGGCAATGTACGCTTGGCTTTGGATGAGTGATGGCGAAAGCAATGCAAGGGGTACTATTGAACAGTTTCAAAAATACATGCGTACACGTGACCCCGCAGACGCGCCTTTTCTCTTTGATAGTCCGCGCCCACCTCTCTCTCCAGAGGGCCAAGAGCATCCCTTTGAAACCGTCTTGCGCTTTGCCTATGGCTATCGCGATACAATCATCGCCGACAATGCACAGTTGGATACGGCGCTTCCCGATGGCGGACGTTGGACATTGGACCTTTCGGCGTCAGGGCTTTGGAGCCACCTAAACTATTGGGGTGCAGCCGGGAAGCCTCTTTCTGTGCGGTGCGACGTTAGTAAGCCACTCCAATCGATCGCTCCTTACTTTACCGGGGACGAGCGCGATCCAGGCATCCGCCGTGCTCGCATGAAGCGTCATCCTGATGCACTTGGGTGGCGTCTCTTCAAGCCCATTGACTTTGTTGATTCGCGAAATCACCCGGCTGTTCAATTGGCGGACGTGGTTGCAGGCACCGCTGCCGTGATGATCACCCAGGGGTTTCCAACTGGGTGCGAGGAGATTAGCGAGGCTATATCCCGCCATGTGCATGAGCACTCAATTCTTCCGGATTTGGATGTCGTTAATCTCGCCAACAGGAGCGCGGCTGTTAATGCGCTTATCCTCTACGATCTTGCGAAAAGGGCGGAGCGCCAGGGTGACCCGTATGAAAACCTTGAGCAAATGTATCGTATTGCAGAGGTCAGTTGGGTTCGCGGCGATTATAACCTTATGGGTGACATTGGCCAACAATAA